A DNA window from Acropora palmata chromosome 12, jaAcrPala1.3, whole genome shotgun sequence contains the following coding sequences:
- the LOC141859451 gene encoding 52 kDa repressor of the inhibitor of the protein kinase-like, translating into MDEKFDHVYKHAVRVALNVNVNFTMPRVASRQVHRCNAPADNPEQYYQRNVAVPLINHIKAELDEQFSDLSVFASSLLCLVPSVLCDRAGDLPNADEIINSFKADLPSPELLRQELLRFQIRYSSKPKEDRPNTAAKALKECDDDLFPNIYALLKICATISATSCECERSASSLRRLHTYNRACMGQERLLSLALMHIHYQVKIEEAGARHYSEGLVPQYFDVPFYIIQELGLQYQYNHDRGTYLYLRKFMALPFLPEENIQPMFEQLRLEATTDPLKQFVNYVSETWISSNTWPPSSWSVYMMAIRSNNDVEGWHNGLHRRA; encoded by the exons ATGGATGAGAAATTCGACCATGTCTATAAGCATGCAGTAAGAGTGGCACTTAATGTCAATGTGAACTTTACGATGCCAAGGGTGGCTAGTCGCCAGGTCCATCGTTGCAATGCCCCTGCCGACAATCCCGAGCAGTACTATCAGCGAAACGTAGCCGTTCCGCTTATCAACCATATTAAAGCTGAACTGGATGAGCAATTTTCCG ATCTGTCTGTGTTCGCTTCAAGCCTCCTCTGTCTCGTACCATCAGTGCTGTGTGACAGGGCCGGTGATTTGCCAAACGCCGATGAGATCATCAACTCCTTCAAAGCTGATCTCCCGTCGCCGGAACTTTTACGTCAAGAACTTCTTCGATTCCAGATCAG ATACTCCTCAAAACCAAAGGAAGACAGGCCAAATACAGCTGCCAAAGCTCTTAAGGAGTGCGATGATGATCTATTTCCAAATATATATGCGCTCCTCAAGATATGCGCCACAATCTCTGCAACAAGCTGTGAATGTGAAAGAAGTGCAAGTTCTTTACGCCGGCTGCACACATATAACAGGGCATGCATGGGCCAAGAAAGGCTATTGTCCCTCGCACTAATGCATATTCATTATCAAGTTAAAATTGAGGAGGCTGGAGCTCGGCACTATTCTGAGGGATTAGTGCCTCAGTATTTTGATGTACCATTTTACATC ATTCAAGAGCTCGGGCTCCAGTACCAGTATAATCACGACCGGGGCACATACCTCTATCTCCGAAAATTTATGGCGCTGCCATTTCTACCTGAAGAGAACATCCAGCCGATGTTTGAACAGCTGCGTCTTGAAGCCACCACTGATCCCCTGAAACAGTTTGTCAACTATGTCTCAGAAACCTGGATCAGCAGCAACACCTGGCCTCCCTCGTCTTGGAGCGTCTACATGATGGCCATCAGGAGCAATAACGACGTAGAAGGATGGCACAATGGACTCCACCGTCGTGCTTAA
- the LOC141859452 gene encoding uncharacterized protein LOC141859452 gives MSNEKFHDLLADQQIKWKFNLSRAPWWGGQFERKIGLVKSALNKTVGNSYLTWAELEEILLDVEVALNNRPLCYADEDVQLPLLTPNSLMFIQPNTLPELQPNHSEDHDLRKRARYLKGCKDALWSRWTSEYLRGLRERHQLKHKNGHLHAARGEVVIIKSEEKNRRQWKLGIIEELITGQDGVARGGKSILERPLQLLYPLELSSEKPPRRPGVEFDPRVAPFRPRRSAAAVARARIQDIAQDEQ, from the coding sequence ATGAGTAATGAAAAGTTCCATGACCTTCTGGCGGATCAGCAAATCAAGTGGAAATTTAACCTCAGCCGTGCACCCTGGTGGGGTGGccaatttgaaagaaagattGGGTTGGTCAAATCAGCTCTCAACAAGACTGTTGGAAACAGTTACCTCACCTGGGCCGAGCTAGAAGAAATCCTATTAGATGTGGAAGTTGCACTCAATAACAGGCCCTTGTGTTACGCAGATGAAGACGTCCAACTTCCACTTCTCACGCCAAATTCTCTCATGTTCATCCAACCAAACACGCTGCCCGAGCTTCAGCCTAATCACAGCGAAGACCATGACCTCCGTAAGAGGGCCAGGTATTTGAAGGGATGTAAGGATGCTTTATGGTCCCGCTGGACATCTGAGTATTTGCGCGGGCTTAGAGAAAGACACCAACTTAAACACAAGAATGGACATCTTCATGCGGCCAGGGGAGAGGTGGTCATCATAAAGTCCGAGGAAAAGAACAGAAGGCAATGGAAGCTGGGCATCATAGAAGAGCTCATCACTGGACAAGATGGAGTAGCGAGAGGGGGCAAGTCAATCTTAGAGAGGCCGCTACAGCTTTTGTATCCTCTGGAGTTGTCCAGTGAAAAACCACCCAGAAGGCCTGGTGTGGAATTTGATCCAAGGGTGGCACCTTTCAGACCAAGGCGTAGTGCCGCTGCTGTGGCTAGAGCACGCATACAGGACATTGCTCAGGATGAGCAGTGA
- the LOC141859453 gene encoding uncharacterized protein LOC141859453, with amino-acid sequence MNQVRKIQAHPEIIWRYVPTQENPTELGSRGGQVTDNPLWRKGPRWLTRKVEWPPDLVTSASPETMAEAKATRKIFAVAVAATASDELDVLLDKFCYWKAIRACAWIKRFLFNAHTRKTSRTIGPLTAQELKLVELLWEKRLQERAKEDKHYQEDGLPNTDGVLECRGRIQGHYLVYLPDSQLCTKKLVEHAHLRTLHGGVGLTMAKIRERHWVPQLRKLAKRITRASYRCQRFQAKAYSSPPPGNLPRERTEGETPFLSS; translated from the coding sequence ATGAACCAAGTAAGAAAGATTCAAGCCCACCCAGAGATTATTTGGCGCTATGTTCCTACGCAGGAGAATCCCACAGAACTAGGGAGTCGAGGAGGACAAGTGACTGACAACCCCTTGTGGCGGAAAGGGCCGCGGTGGCTCACAAGGAAGGTGGAGTGGCCACCAGACCTTGTGACGAGTGCTTCTCCGGAAACAATGGCTGAAGCCAAAGCAACTCGCAAAATCTTTGCTGTGGCAGTGGCGGCAACTGCAAGTGATGAATTAGATGTTCTACTTGACAAGTTCTGCTACTGGAAAGCCATCAGAGCGTGTGCGTGGATCAAGCGCTTCCTTTTCAACGCCCACACCAGGAAGACCAGCAGAACAATCGGTCCTTTGACTGCTCAAGAGCTGAAACTTGTTGAACTGTTGTGGGAGAAGAGATTACAGGAAAGAGCCAAGGAAGACAAGCATTATCAAGAGGATGGGCTGCCTAACACAGATGGGGTACTGGAGTGCCGAGGCAGGATACAGGGTCACTATCTGGTGTACCTACCAGACAGCCAACTATGCACAAAGAAGCTGGTGGAACATGCCCACCTCAGGACACTTCATGGGGGAGTAGGTCTCACCATGGCGAAAATACGAGAACGCCATTGGGTACCACAATTGAGAAAACTAGCCAAACGTATAACCAGGGCAAGCTACCGATGTCAAAGGTTTCAAGCCAAGGCTTACTCAAGCCCTCCACCAGGCAACCTCCCGAGAGAGCGAACCGAGGGAGAAACCCCATTCCTGAGTTCCTGA
- the LOC141859454 gene encoding uncharacterized protein LOC141859454, with the protein MDKDGSNQAQVTKAASKLPKLSITKFDGLFENWLPFWNKFEVEIDSATSMPVTKFAYLKELEESKVRADIDGSPLNSEGYERAKSILKGEYGKTSEIVNAYVRNILELPAVPSPDPKRVKAFYKTLLHNVQSLETLGKLERVNEMARSVLDKLKGIKADLVRGEAGWQDWHLHRLVLALKKWRDINSVGEDGSNVSKSRSRLYHAQERKPCKCVYCERGDHV; encoded by the coding sequence ATGGACAAAGATGGTAGCAATCAAGCTCAAGTTACTAAAGCTGCCTCCAAGCTACCAAAGCTTTCAATCACGAAGTTTGATGGGTTATTCGAAAACTGGCTTCCTTTCTGGAACAAGTTTGAAGTGGAAATCGATTCTGCAACTTCAATGCCCGTCACAAAGTTCGCGTATTTGAAAGAGCTTGAGGAATCGAAAGTGAGGGCTGACATAGATGGATCGCCGCTCAACAGCGAAGGCTATGAGAGAGCGAAGAGCATACTCAAGGGAGAATATGGCAAGACCAGCGAAATTGTTAACGCCTATGTTCGTAACATTTTGGAGCTTCCCGCCGTGCCAAGCCCCGATCCGAAGAGGGTAAAAGCCTTTTACAAGACTCTATTGCACAACGTACAATCGTTGGAGACTTTGGGCAAATTAGAGCGAGTGAATGAGATGGCAAGGAGCGTTCTTGACAAACTGAAAGGCATTAAGGCTGATTTAGTCAGAGGTGAAGCAGGGTGGCAAGACTGGCATTTACATCGTCTAGTTCTAGCTCTAAAGAAATGGAGAGATATCAATTCAGTGGGGGAAGATGGCAGCAACGTTTCTAAGAGCAGGTCACGCCTCTACCATGCACAGGAACGAAAACCATGCAAGTGCGTCTACTGTGAGAGAGGAGATCATGTTTGA